The nucleotide sequence TTAGTGCATTAGTGTTTCACGCCTTCACTCCTATTATACGCGCCCAGGTTAGCATCGTGGCGGTGCTAGTAGGCAGCCTGTTTGCCGGTTGTCAGCCCCAATACGAAGAGCTGCCTACATTTTCAGCAGAGCGAAAACTACTGCAGGTGGTAGTAGAAATGCCAGCTGGTACGAACCACGCCCGACGCTATGATCCGGCTCGGCACGAGTTTGTACCAGTGCGCCGGGCTGGTCTTGACCTAGTAGTTGAATTCTTACCTTGTCCGGGCAATTTGGGCTTTATTCCAGGCACGCGCTTGAGCAGTACTCTCAAGCCGTTGCCTGCGTTGGTGCTAGCCGAAACGCAACCCATCGGGACCATACTAGAGGTGGTACCGGTAGGGGTGCTCACCTTAGATGACAATGGCGTGTTACAATCTGTAATACTGGCCGTACCAGCACGTCCAAGCCAGCAGGTTCTACCTGACGTAGTTACTTGGCAGGATCTGACCAACCGCTACCCTGGAGTTCGTGAGGTGGTCCGCCAGTGGTTTTTGCACCAGGGCCGTCCCGGTGAGGTGCGAATCGTAGGTTGGAAAAACGAGCAGGCGGCCGAGCAGCAAGTGAAAGCAGCTATGAATTGAGATTTTGTGTTGGCTAGGTTACTTCTCAAAGACAGTCTAGAAGAAATGCACTCACTCTTTTTTCCCTGGTACAGCAGCCTTTAAGAACCAAGTAGCACGAGTGTCCAAGAGCTAATGCAGTTGTGAAGGAAGTGCCACTACAAATAAAAAGAGAGCCCCTCCTTTGACAGGAGAAGCTCTCTTTTTATTGCGAAGAGATAGTATAACCTACTCAATCTTGTTCATACGCTCCTTCACAGCTTCCAAGGCCACACGCATGTTAACAATGTCGGCGCGAGCAGCTTCTTGCTCTTTCAGGTTCAAATCAACCTGGTTGTTGTACTGAAGCAATTCAGCCGCGTTCTGAGCCAACTGCTGCT is from Hymenobacter tibetensis and encodes:
- a CDS encoding inorganic diphosphatase, producing the protein MFHAFTPIIRAQVSIVAVLVGSLFAGCQPQYEELPTFSAERKLLQVVVEMPAGTNHARRYDPARHEFVPVRRAGLDLVVEFLPCPGNLGFIPGTRLSSTLKPLPALVLAETQPIGTILEVVPVGVLTLDDNGVLQSVILAVPARPSQQVLPDVVTWQDLTNRYPGVREVVRQWFLHQGRPGEVRIVGWKNEQAAEQQVKAAMN